In the Leptospira sp. WS4.C2 genome, one interval contains:
- the rocD gene encoding ornithine--oxo-acid transaminase produces the protein MGNLTDLLIEKESKYGAFNYSPLPVVLVKGEGIYLWDIEGKKYFDFLSAYSAVNQGHCHPKIVEVFQKQSAILTLTSRAFHNDKLPLFTEFMCSTFGYDRVLPMNTGVEAGETAVKLARKWGYQKKKIPHNQAKIIFCEGNFWGRTIAAISSSTDAKSKNDFGPFLSGYEIIPYNDLEALEKALSDSNVAAFMVEAIQGEAGVIVPNENYLREAKRICEIHNVLLIVDEIQTGLGRTGKLLCSDHSDIKPDLLLLGKALSGGMMPISCVLGSEEILLLLKPGEHGSTFGGNPLACEVAMTAVKTILEERMSENSEVMGTLFRETIRSWNHSIVHSIRGKGLLNAVQFLDTVDAKKLCLELMKRGVLAKETHKNTVRFAPPLVIREAEMKEALDIIKTAIDLFL, from the coding sequence ATGGGAAATTTAACGGATTTACTAATCGAAAAAGAATCTAAATATGGGGCCTTTAATTATTCTCCCTTACCTGTTGTATTAGTAAAAGGGGAAGGCATTTATCTTTGGGATATCGAAGGAAAAAAGTATTTTGATTTCCTTTCTGCTTACAGTGCAGTGAATCAAGGCCATTGCCATCCAAAAATTGTTGAAGTTTTCCAAAAACAATCTGCCATACTCACACTTACGTCTCGAGCATTTCATAACGACAAACTTCCGTTATTTACTGAATTTATGTGTTCCACGTTTGGATATGATCGAGTGTTGCCTATGAATACTGGAGTGGAAGCAGGGGAAACAGCCGTTAAACTTGCTAGAAAGTGGGGATACCAAAAGAAAAAAATTCCACACAACCAAGCAAAAATTATATTCTGTGAAGGAAATTTTTGGGGTAGAACCATTGCTGCCATTTCTTCCTCCACAGATGCGAAAAGTAAAAATGATTTTGGACCTTTTCTTTCTGGATACGAAATCATTCCCTACAATGACTTGGAAGCCTTGGAAAAGGCACTCTCAGATTCGAATGTGGCCGCCTTTATGGTGGAAGCCATACAAGGGGAAGCAGGTGTCATCGTTCCTAATGAAAATTATTTGAGGGAAGCGAAAAGAATATGCGAAATTCATAATGTATTGTTGATAGTTGATGAAATACAGACGGGTTTAGGTAGAACTGGAAAACTTCTTTGTTCTGATCACTCCGATATTAAACCTGACTTGTTACTACTGGGCAAAGCCCTCTCGGGTGGAATGATGCCCATCTCCTGTGTGTTAGGTTCTGAGGAAATTCTCTTACTTTTGAAACCAGGCGAACATGGTTCTACTTTTGGCGGTAATCCTCTGGCTTGTGAAGTGGCCATGACTGCTGTGAAAACAATTTTAGAAGAGAGAATGTCAGAGAATTCTGAAGTTATGGGGACTCTATTTCGGGAGACTATTAGATCTTGGAACCACTCAATCGTGCATTCGATTCGGGGAAAAGGCCTCTTAAATGCAGTCCAATTTTTAGATACAGTGGACGCAAAAAAACTATGCCTTGAGTTAATGAAACGCGGAGTTTTAGCTAAAGAAACTCATAAAAATACAGTTCGATTCGCACCACCCCTGGTGATTCGGGAAGCCGAGATGAAAGAAGCTTTGGATATCATAAAAACTGCGATTGATTTGTTTTTATGA
- a CDS encoding aldehyde dehydrogenase family protein has product MEFKNETIRDFSMITERTTVHSVLNSIKNLLPFEIPISSGNSEKFSANRLIHKSPWSPELVVSKVSLTTANDLEEAIKISQKHKNQWKHLPQKDRSNLLIKVAERLVKKKDFIISVCIWETGKHITEAEIEFAEAVDFCRYYAMIANDQLIPKSINLLGEDNLYYYEPKGIIGSISPWNFPMAIFTGMCAGPLVTGNIVLAKPAEETSATAYEITKCFWEAGVPREVFHFLPGLGSEIGESIVTHPEVSVINFTGSRDVGLSILRKTSLVPPGQRMIKKVICELGGKNAMIVDADADLDVAIQSILSSAFGFQGQKCSALSRLFVHNDCYGKLKERLIAAMDGLLIGNPLDFENRIGPVIHEESYLRLLKLQKENESFLIGRTTLVPNTGFYIPPSLYEPPIHSSMWTSEIFGPLLSMRKISSFAEGIEYTNDSDFALTCGVISRNPKHVLQAKLEIEVGNLYINRGITGAVVNRQPFGGGKLSGTGAKAGGPDYLHLFVEGKTYTENTMRQGFSRDTLQ; this is encoded by the coding sequence ATGGAGTTTAAAAATGAGACCATTCGTGATTTTTCAATGATTACAGAAAGGACTACCGTTCATTCTGTACTAAACTCTATTAAAAATTTGCTACCTTTCGAAATTCCAATTTCCTCCGGTAATTCAGAGAAATTTTCGGCAAATCGATTGATCCATAAAAGTCCATGGTCACCTGAACTTGTGGTCTCGAAGGTGTCCCTTACAACAGCCAATGACTTAGAGGAAGCGATCAAGATTTCCCAGAAACATAAGAACCAGTGGAAACATCTCCCCCAAAAAGATCGTTCCAATCTACTTATCAAAGTCGCAGAAAGATTAGTGAAAAAAAAAGATTTTATTATTTCTGTTTGTATTTGGGAAACAGGCAAACATATCACGGAAGCAGAAATTGAATTTGCAGAAGCCGTCGACTTTTGCCGTTACTATGCAATGATTGCAAACGATCAACTTATCCCAAAAAGTATCAATTTGTTAGGTGAAGACAATTTATACTACTACGAGCCAAAGGGAATTATAGGAAGTATCTCCCCTTGGAATTTTCCTATGGCCATATTCACCGGAATGTGTGCAGGCCCTCTTGTAACAGGCAACATTGTCCTTGCCAAACCAGCAGAAGAAACTTCTGCCACCGCTTACGAGATAACAAAATGTTTTTGGGAAGCGGGTGTGCCGAGAGAGGTTTTTCATTTTTTACCCGGCCTTGGTTCCGAAATTGGAGAGAGCATTGTGACTCACCCAGAGGTTTCCGTAATCAATTTTACAGGTTCCAGAGATGTGGGCCTTTCCATACTTAGGAAAACATCCCTGGTTCCTCCCGGCCAAAGAATGATAAAAAAAGTGATCTGTGAGTTAGGTGGGAAAAATGCGATGATTGTTGATGCAGATGCTGACCTGGACGTTGCTATCCAATCCATCCTTTCCTCTGCCTTTGGGTTCCAAGGCCAAAAATGCAGTGCACTCTCCCGTCTTTTCGTACATAACGATTGTTATGGTAAATTGAAAGAAAGATTAATTGCCGCCATGGACGGTTTACTGATTGGTAACCCTTTAGATTTTGAAAATCGAATTGGTCCTGTGATCCATGAGGAAAGTTATTTACGGCTTTTGAAATTGCAAAAGGAAAATGAGAGTTTTTTAATCGGAAGAACTACTTTGGTTCCCAATACAGGATTTTATATTCCACCAAGTCTATATGAACCACCCATTCATTCTTCTATGTGGACTTCTGAAATCTTTGGACCTTTACTTTCTATGAGAAAAATTTCTAGTTTTGCGGAAGGAATCGAGTATACAAATGACTCAGACTTTGCACTTACTTGTGGTGTCATCTCTCGAAATCCAAAACATGTGTTGCAGGCGAAATTAGAAATAGAAGTCGGAAATTTGTACATCAACAGAGGGATCACAGGTGCCGTTGTCAATAGACAACCGTTTGGTGGCGGAAAACTATCAGGAACTGGAGCCAAAGCTGGTGGCCCAGACTATTTACATCTTTTTGTGGAAGGAAAAACCTATACGGAAAACACAATGCGCCAAGGTTTCTCAAGAGATACACTCCAATGA
- a CDS encoding MBL fold metallo-hydrolase: MFFRMKFSVLFILFVFGLFCQVTSHKVTPYVPNHTSEIISLSPKPKDWVEFQAIKVADWEASLAGLLDLDDPKAKAAGLKDRLEPISIYFYLVKHPKYGSFLIDSGMGENFPKGKEGSRVSSIVESQMHFDKLKVYETTKAYLFKNKIDLKGVFFTHLHLDHTLGAYEIDRSIPFYVGPDEVTSKYFINLFVQGSTNRLLGENPNLIQFDFGKNSNEIAMFDFFGDQSFYVIFVPGHTPGSLAFYIPSKEGGHLVLGDSCHTRWGWNEGVTPGFFTTDRKLNRKSLDFLKGFAATHKLKFVYPGHQERISSSEK, encoded by the coding sequence ATGTTTTTTAGGATGAAGTTTAGTGTATTATTTATACTTTTTGTTTTCGGTCTTTTTTGTCAGGTAACTTCGCATAAAGTAACACCCTATGTTCCTAATCATACGAGTGAAATTATTTCCTTATCCCCGAAACCAAAAGATTGGGTCGAATTCCAAGCCATCAAAGTGGCGGATTGGGAAGCTTCCCTGGCTGGACTTTTAGATTTGGATGATCCCAAAGCCAAAGCTGCCGGTTTAAAGGATCGGTTAGAACCTATTTCAATTTATTTTTACCTCGTCAAACACCCAAAATACGGAAGTTTTCTAATTGATTCTGGAATGGGAGAAAATTTCCCTAAGGGTAAGGAAGGAAGTCGCGTCAGCTCTATCGTGGAATCGCAGATGCATTTTGATAAATTAAAAGTTTATGAAACGACCAAAGCCTATTTGTTCAAAAACAAAATAGATTTAAAGGGAGTTTTTTTCACTCATTTACATTTGGATCATACACTTGGTGCTTATGAAATTGATCGATCTATTCCTTTTTATGTGGGGCCAGACGAGGTAACTAGCAAATATTTCATTAATCTATTTGTGCAAGGTTCCACCAATCGTTTATTAGGAGAAAATCCAAATTTAATCCAATTTGATTTTGGGAAAAATTCAAATGAAATTGCAATGTTTGATTTTTTTGGAGACCAGAGTTTTTACGTAATTTTTGTACCAGGACATACTCCAGGAAGTTTAGCCTTTTACATTCCGTCAAAAGAGGGTGGTCATTTGGTACTTGGAGATTCCTGTCACACCAGATGGGGATGGAATGAAGGGGTCACTCCTGGTTTTTTTACAACGGATCGCAAACTCAATCGGAAAAGTTTGGATTTTTTAAAAGGATTTGCAGCAACTCATAAACTTAAGTTTGTATATCCGGGCCACCAAGAAAGAATTTCTAGTTCAGAAAAGTAA
- a CDS encoding proline dehydrogenase family protein: protein MFTKRMQYDDEKILGIAKKIDANAGSLFQRLVFFITSKTIHFGFRYPKLKLQIFKFIDVLPSLETKKIYSYFKIYIFDEDTEIPAFLKIFIHFFINFLFLNVPLSFVIAKIVKVFAKFFILTDSPKNINQMRTTTRPRTYDVLGEIALSPKEAKEYLSKYSELLEILPDVAPQIDSKLRTNISIKCSGIETRLYPEAEEMSVHYLKEALRPILNLAMKKGIGINLDMEQYDLKSIITRAAMDLFLEVEFKSYPHFGIVVQSYLKSSKEELAVWREYAKDRGGPITIRLVKGAYLEYERIKAEERGWVSPVFDTKRETDIKFEENVIYLLESSPYLRPAFGTHNLRSLAFILYHTNHQSIVDFEIQMLYGMAGKYKVGLESMGIIIREYSPIGSLLPGMAYLIRRLLENTSNQGFLYQMSLGKNLDSLITSPKKETVNGV, encoded by the coding sequence ATGTTTACAAAACGAATGCAATATGATGATGAGAAAATTCTTGGTATTGCAAAAAAAATTGATGCAAATGCTGGGTCTCTGTTTCAAAGATTGGTATTCTTCATTACTTCAAAAACAATTCATTTTGGGTTTCGTTATCCCAAGTTAAAATTACAAATTTTTAAATTCATCGATGTCCTCCCTTCACTCGAAACAAAAAAAATTTACTCCTACTTTAAAATTTATATTTTTGATGAAGACACAGAGATTCCGGCTTTTTTAAAAATTTTCATTCACTTCTTTATCAATTTTTTATTCCTTAACGTCCCACTTTCTTTTGTGATCGCAAAAATTGTAAAAGTTTTTGCAAAATTTTTTATTCTGACTGATTCACCAAAAAACATAAACCAAATGAGAACGACTACAAGGCCTCGCACATACGACGTATTAGGCGAAATAGCATTATCTCCTAAAGAAGCAAAAGAATACCTTAGCAAATATTCTGAACTCTTAGAAATTTTACCTGATGTAGCCCCCCAAATAGATTCAAAGTTACGAACCAATATTTCAATCAAATGTTCAGGGATCGAAACAAGACTCTACCCAGAAGCAGAAGAGATGAGTGTGCACTACTTAAAAGAAGCACTTCGCCCTATCTTAAATTTGGCAATGAAGAAAGGAATCGGAATCAATTTAGATATGGAACAATACGATCTCAAATCTATCATTACACGAGCTGCGATGGATCTGTTTTTAGAAGTGGAATTCAAATCATATCCTCATTTCGGTATCGTTGTACAATCCTATTTAAAATCTTCCAAAGAAGAATTAGCGGTTTGGAGAGAGTATGCAAAAGATCGGGGAGGGCCGATCACCATTCGACTTGTGAAGGGAGCTTACTTAGAATATGAGCGAATCAAAGCAGAAGAACGTGGTTGGGTTTCCCCTGTTTTTGATACCAAAAGAGAAACTGATATTAAATTCGAAGAGAATGTTATATATCTTTTAGAATCTAGTCCTTATCTTCGGCCTGCTTTCGGGACACATAATCTTCGTTCGCTTGCGTTTATCTTATATCATACAAATCATCAATCTATTGTTGATTTTGAAATTCAGATGTTGTATGGAATGGCCGGGAAATACAAGGTTGGATTAGAATCTATGGGAATCATTATCAGAGAATACTCTCCGATTGGATCCTTACTACCGGGAATGGCATACTTAATTCGAAGATTATTAGAGAATACCTCAAACCAAGGTTTTTTGTATCAAATGAGTCTTGGAAAAAACTTAGATTCCTTGATCACAAGTCCCAAAAAGGAAACTGTCAATGGAGTTTAA
- a CDS encoding FAD-binding protein produces MEPALQFKQILPVTYLLLNYKGRINRSTYWIASLFMWSNFYIFFQSLNYFFGLTGTWIVYPLMLWGVCAVSAKRFHDIGKSGKNLFFLFVPLLGPTYIFYLLALKKGNPTENQYGSAPGQDIDYYKNDDGSKIPHLKSGEVIINDVTRLNPIIVSSVFRPKTIYELVEFVKSTSGPISVGGGRFSMGGQTASPGTTHIDMRRLNQIIDYNHSEKWIEVEAGIRWCDIQHYIDKDNLSVKIMQTYANFTIGGALSVNCHGRYMGLGPVVLSVRSIKLLLADGQLITASRNENYDLFCAAIGGYNSIGIIVSANLELDDNIKVKQISKKMKKENYFHFFKYSVREDKKVIFHNADIYPPKYKNIRAVNWEFTLDKPTVKSRFMPLRESYPFHRYFFWDFTESPWGKWRREYVIDPLLFFFKKVHWRNYEAGYDVLELEPAAREKSTYVLQEYFIPYEKFDLYSDQMKDILTRHKVNMVNISVRHAKADTETYLSWARSETFAFVLYYKQRVNESDKLSVAVWTRELMKAAINCGGTYYLPYQTHASKDIFEKAFPNYQKLFDLKKKIDPSFKFRNVIWDNYFAEKRKTVLPKTNFSIVLSDILWSDKVYSFLQEIFHLYPEDKFFKLIYDLTMESATDEEIYKKIIANLSSVKPLLGDLTYSLPALFKQKRELTSQILTLLGQPQKIDGYLEIGSTGRYISELKKSVKVSGPIALINSLPPTNSPPDIMERGGLAKIGKFYPLSNYEPISRDIPENSFEVVTCLIGLHHITPDRLIPFIDSIHRVLKYNGKFILRDHDVKDPEMFRFVSLIHTIFNAGLKETWEFETAEFKKFRSIAEWVEILSKQGFVSDDARLTQKNDPSDNVLMVFSKVTK; encoded by the coding sequence ATGGAGCCTGCTTTGCAATTCAAACAGATTTTACCAGTCACCTATTTATTATTAAACTATAAAGGAAGAATCAATCGCTCAACCTATTGGATCGCTTCCCTTTTTATGTGGTCCAATTTCTATATATTCTTTCAATCTTTGAATTATTTTTTCGGGCTCACTGGAACCTGGATCGTGTATCCTCTAATGTTATGGGGTGTTTGCGCGGTATCCGCTAAAAGATTTCATGATATTGGGAAATCGGGAAAGAATCTTTTTTTCCTTTTTGTGCCCCTCCTCGGACCAACATATATTTTCTATCTCCTTGCCTTAAAGAAAGGGAACCCAACCGAAAATCAATACGGATCCGCTCCCGGCCAAGATATTGATTATTACAAAAATGATGATGGATCAAAAATTCCTCATCTTAAATCGGGTGAGGTTATCATCAATGATGTAACACGACTAAACCCGATAATAGTAAGTTCTGTATTTAGACCGAAAACGATCTATGAGTTAGTTGAATTTGTGAAATCAACCTCTGGCCCTATCTCTGTTGGCGGTGGACGATTTAGCATGGGAGGCCAAACTGCAAGCCCCGGCACGACACACATTGATATGCGAAGATTGAACCAAATAATTGATTACAACCATTCTGAGAAATGGATAGAAGTTGAAGCCGGTATCCGCTGGTGCGATATCCAACATTACATAGATAAAGATAATCTTTCCGTAAAGATTATGCAAACTTACGCCAATTTTACAATTGGAGGGGCACTCAGTGTGAATTGTCATGGAAGATATATGGGGTTAGGTCCTGTTGTTTTATCAGTCCGATCCATTAAACTTCTACTTGCTGATGGCCAATTAATCACCGCTAGTCGAAATGAAAACTACGACCTATTTTGTGCAGCTATTGGTGGTTACAATTCCATTGGCATAATTGTTAGCGCTAATTTAGAGTTAGATGACAATATCAAAGTAAAACAAATTAGCAAAAAAATGAAAAAGGAAAACTATTTTCACTTTTTTAAATATTCCGTCAGAGAAGATAAAAAAGTTATTTTTCATAATGCAGATATTTACCCGCCAAAATATAAAAATATTAGAGCAGTCAATTGGGAATTTACGCTCGACAAACCCACTGTTAAATCCAGGTTTATGCCACTCAGAGAATCCTATCCATTTCATAGATATTTTTTCTGGGATTTCACCGAATCTCCCTGGGGAAAATGGCGAAGAGAATATGTTATCGATCCATTGTTATTCTTTTTCAAAAAAGTACATTGGAGAAACTATGAGGCAGGGTATGATGTCTTAGAGCTTGAACCCGCCGCTCGCGAAAAATCAACCTATGTTTTACAAGAATACTTTATTCCCTATGAAAAATTTGATCTCTATTCCGATCAGATGAAAGATATATTAACAAGGCATAAAGTCAACATGGTGAATATCTCCGTTCGACACGCGAAAGCAGATACCGAAACATATTTATCTTGGGCTCGAAGCGAAACTTTTGCATTCGTTCTCTATTACAAACAAAGAGTAAACGAAAGTGACAAACTGTCTGTTGCTGTTTGGACTAGAGAGTTAATGAAAGCTGCTATCAATTGTGGTGGAACCTATTATTTACCTTATCAAACCCACGCATCAAAAGATATATTTGAAAAAGCATTTCCTAATTATCAGAAATTATTCGATTTAAAGAAAAAAATCGATCCTTCCTTTAAATTTAGAAATGTGATTTGGGATAATTATTTTGCAGAAAAACGAAAAACAGTTTTGCCTAAAACAAATTTTAGCATAGTTCTTTCTGACATACTTTGGAGTGATAAAGTATATAGTTTTCTCCAAGAAATCTTTCATCTATATCCAGAGGATAAATTTTTCAAACTGATTTACGATCTGACAATGGAAAGTGCAACGGATGAAGAGATTTATAAAAAAATCATTGCTAATTTATCATCAGTTAAACCTCTTTTAGGAGATCTGACTTATTCTCTGCCTGCCTTGTTTAAGCAGAAGCGGGAATTAACTTCACAAATTTTAACATTACTAGGCCAACCGCAAAAAATTGATGGTTATCTTGAAATCGGATCAACAGGCCGATATATCAGCGAACTTAAAAAATCAGTAAAAGTCTCAGGTCCTATCGCTTTAATCAACTCACTTCCTCCAACGAATAGCCCCCCCGATATAATGGAGCGAGGAGGGTTGGCTAAAATTGGAAAATTTTATCCTCTTTCAAATTATGAACCGATTTCTCGAGATATTCCTGAAAACAGTTTTGAAGTTGTTACTTGTTTGATAGGGTTACACCACATAACACCGGACCGATTAATTCCATTTATTGATTCAATTCATAGAGTCTTAAAGTACAATGGAAAATTTATACTGCGAGATCACGACGTAAAAGATCCAGAAATGTTCCGTTTTGTGTCATTGATACATACAATTTTTAACGCAGGTCTGAAAGAAACTTGGGAATTTGAAACGGCAGAGTTTAAAAAATTTCGCAGTATTGCTGAATGGGTGGAGATATTATCCAAACAAGGTTTTGTTTCTGACGACGCACGTTTAACACAAAAAAATGATCCATCTGATAATGTTCTTATGGTATTTAGTAAGGTAACAAAATGA